From a single Apostichopus japonicus isolate 1M-3 chromosome 12, ASM3797524v1, whole genome shotgun sequence genomic region:
- the LOC139976990 gene encoding uncharacterized protein isoform X2, with protein sequence MTRSSISGSLLICITLIQMGLANDITRHAIINSDQSLSCRGNNLSIWSWTLDNSTKEISYEGNKYTKRNGQNQSVLIIKMVGFEDAVDYKCTKFPDYGVAIATKYSLYVLGNLTLSTDRNVTNEGSNITADCCLQFNAHSNDMRLRWLINKESIENAQTLTQETLTTIDNHKEMCSRLMLKANRQHDGQSLGCRVEEYPSLNSSVTLQVHIYENGEDKLWTYVAVFVVVSVLITSVLILKIVKSDARCITGLFQVFRCPCRKHWTKTSTDSTTGIRSIDNEGYEIVDQRLQCVPSDGSSLKSNVHDNRNGEGYDIVGQSVSGIAELQHQGLTDEEENPSTDVYSSTDDYCHYLQPM encoded by the exons GTCTTGCAAATGACATTACTCGACACGCCATCATTAACTCAGACCAGTCGCTATCGTGCCGTGGCAATAACCTCAGCATATGGTCATGGACGTTGGATAATAGCACAAAAGAGATTAGTTATGAAGGTAACAAATATACGAAAAGGAACGGCCAAAACCAGTCTGTTTTAATAATCAAGATGGTTGGATTTGAAGACGCCGTAGATTATAAATGTACTAAGTTCCCTGACTATGGTGTAGCGATTGCCACCAAGTACAGTTTATACGTCTTAG GAAATCTAACCCTTTCAACTGATCGCAATGTTACTAACGAAGGAAGCAACATCACAGCCGATTGCTGTTTACAGTTTAATGCACATAGTAACGATATGCGACTACGGTGGCTAATCAACAAAGAAAGTATAGAGAATGCACAGACCTTAACACAAGAAACCCTTACGACAATCGACAATCACAAAGAAATGTGCAGTCGTTTGATGCTAAAGGCGAACCGTCAACATGATGGGCAGTCTCTGGGTTGTCGAGTAGAGGAGTATCCATCTCTCAACAGTAGTGTTACATTACAAGTACATATCTATGAGA ACGGAGAGGACAAACTATGGACATATGTGGCTGTCTTTGTAGTTGTTTCTGTTCTGATAACATCGGTTTtaattttgaagattgtcaaatCTG ATGCTCGCTGTATTACAGGTTTATTCCAGGTATTTCGGTGTCCCTGCAG AAAACATTGGACTAAGACGTCGACCGACTCCACAACTGGAATTCGTAGTATTGATAACGAAGGTTATGAAATTGTGGATCAAAG GTTACAATGTGTCCCATCTGACGGATCGTCGCTTAAATCTAACGTTCATGACAATCGGAATGGTGAAGGTTATGACATTGTTGGCCAAAG TGTATCAGGTATAGCAGAGTTACAACACCAAGGACTTACGGATGAGGAAGAAAACCCTTCTACAGATGTTTACTCAAGCACCGATGATTATTGTCACTACTTACAACCTATGTAA
- the LOC139976990 gene encoding uncharacterized protein isoform X1 — translation MTRAGINGSLLICITLIQMGLANDITRHAIINSDQSLSCRGNNLSIWSWTLDNSTKEISYEGNKYTKRNGQNQSVLIIKMVGFEDAVDYKCTKFPDYGVAIATKYSLYVLGNLTLSTDRNVTNEGSNITADCCLQFNAHSNDMRLRWLINKESIENAQTLTQETLTTIDNHKEMCSRLMLKANRQHDGQSLGCRVEEYPSLNSSVTLQVHIYENGEDKLWTYVAVFVVVSVLITSVLILKIVKSDARCITGLFQVFRCPCRKHWTKTSTDSTTGIRSIDNEGYEIVDQRLQCVPSDGSSLKSNVHDNRNGEGYDIVGQSVSGIAELQHQGLTDEEENPSTDVYSSTDDYCHYLQPM, via the exons ATGACCAGGGCCGGCATCAATGGAAGCCTGCTTATATGTATTACACTAATCCAAATGG GTCTTGCAAATGACATTACTCGACACGCCATCATTAACTCAGACCAGTCGCTATCGTGCCGTGGCAATAACCTCAGCATATGGTCATGGACGTTGGATAATAGCACAAAAGAGATTAGTTATGAAGGTAACAAATATACGAAAAGGAACGGCCAAAACCAGTCTGTTTTAATAATCAAGATGGTTGGATTTGAAGACGCCGTAGATTATAAATGTACTAAGTTCCCTGACTATGGTGTAGCGATTGCCACCAAGTACAGTTTATACGTCTTAG GAAATCTAACCCTTTCAACTGATCGCAATGTTACTAACGAAGGAAGCAACATCACAGCCGATTGCTGTTTACAGTTTAATGCACATAGTAACGATATGCGACTACGGTGGCTAATCAACAAAGAAAGTATAGAGAATGCACAGACCTTAACACAAGAAACCCTTACGACAATCGACAATCACAAAGAAATGTGCAGTCGTTTGATGCTAAAGGCGAACCGTCAACATGATGGGCAGTCTCTGGGTTGTCGAGTAGAGGAGTATCCATCTCTCAACAGTAGTGTTACATTACAAGTACATATCTATGAGA ACGGAGAGGACAAACTATGGACATATGTGGCTGTCTTTGTAGTTGTTTCTGTTCTGATAACATCGGTTTtaattttgaagattgtcaaatCTG ATGCTCGCTGTATTACAGGTTTATTCCAGGTATTTCGGTGTCCCTGCAG AAAACATTGGACTAAGACGTCGACCGACTCCACAACTGGAATTCGTAGTATTGATAACGAAGGTTATGAAATTGTGGATCAAAG GTTACAATGTGTCCCATCTGACGGATCGTCGCTTAAATCTAACGTTCATGACAATCGGAATGGTGAAGGTTATGACATTGTTGGCCAAAG TGTATCAGGTATAGCAGAGTTACAACACCAAGGACTTACGGATGAGGAAGAAAACCCTTCTACAGATGTTTACTCAAGCACCGATGATTATTGTCACTACTTACAACCTATGTAA
- the LOC139976992 gene encoding uncharacterized protein: MIRVSINGSLLICITLIQMGLSKDIVRHAIINTDQSLSCHGNNPKEWSWTLDNETTQINYDRNKYTKRNDKDRSVLTIKRVGFEDAVGYKCTMFPEYGVAIATKYNLYVLGNLTLSTDKNVTYEGSPFTADCCIQFNSHSNDIELRWLINEESIENVQTLPQETNTTIDNHKEMCSRLMLKANRQHHGQSLWCRVEEYPSLNSSVTLQVHIYENGADKLWTYVAVFVVVTVLITSVLILKFVKSDARCITGLFQVFRCPCRKHWAKTTTDSTTGIRSIDNEGYEIVDQRLQCVPTDGSSLKSNVKDSRNEGYDIVGQSVSGISELQHQGLTDEEENPSSHVYSSTDDYCHYLQPM, translated from the exons ATGATCAGGGTCAGCATTAACGGAAGCCTTCTTATATGTATTACACTAATCCAAATGG GTCTTTCAAAGGACATTGTTCGACACGCCATCATTAATACAGATCAGTCGCTATCGTGCCATGGCAATAACCCCAAAGAATGGTCATGGACGTTGGATAATGAAACAACTCAGATAAATTATGATAGGAACAAATATACGAAAAGGAACGACAAAGATCGGTCTGTTTTAACAATCAAGAGGGTTGGATTTGAAGACGCGGTAGGTTATAAATGTACTATGTTCCCTGAGTATGGTGTAGCGATTGCCACCAAGTACAATTTATACGTCTTAG GAAATCTGACCCTTTCAACTGATAAAAATGTTACTTACGAAGGAAGCCCCTTCACAGCCGATTGCTGTATACAGTTTAATTCACATAGTAACGATATAGAACTACGGTGGCTAATCAACGAAGAAAGTATAGAGAATGTACAGACCTTACCACAAGAAACCAATACGACAATCGACAATCACAAAGAAATGTGCAGTCGTTTGATGCTAAAGGCGAACCGTCAACATCATGGACAGTCTCTGTGGTGTCGAGTAGAGGAGTATCCATCTCTCAACAGTAGTGTTACATTACAAGTACATATCTATGAGA ACGGAGCGGACAAACTATGGACATATGTGGCTGTCTTTGTAGTTGTTACTGTTCTGATAACATCGGTTttaattttgaagtttgtcaaatCTG ATGCTCGCTGTATTACAGGTTTATTCCAGGTATTTCGGTGTCCCTGCAG AAAACATTGGGCTAAGACGACGACCGACTCCACAACTGGCATTCGTAGTATTGATAACGAAGGTTATGAAATTGTGGATCAAAG GTTACAATGTGTCCCAACTGACGGATCGTCGTTGAAATCTAACGTAAAGGACAGTCGGAATGAAGGTTATGACATTGTTGGCCAAAG TGTATCAGGTATATCAGAGTTACAACACCAAGGACTTACGGATGAGGAAGAAAACCCTTCTTCACATGTTTACTCAAGCACCGATGACTATTGTCACTACTTACAACCTATGTAA